The genome window GGCTGGTCGCCAGGGGCCCGGGAGCTTTCCTGCATCAAGGCCTCTGCGACTCGTGGGGTCCAACGCGGGGCACAACTCGCCCCGGTAAACTGGCCCCTAGACGCGCCTGTTTACAAAGGATGTGAGGCAGCTACTTAGATTCACATCAGGACTTAAGGATTACTGAGACGCAGGAAGGTACTGAGAGAGCGGCCTTCGGGACCCTGGCCCGTCCTAGGGCCGTCCCAGCAGAACCGTCAGGCTCAAGGCCAGGCTGGAATACTGCTGCTCTCTGGACGGCGGGGTACACGCAACGTCACACCACATGCACTCCTGGATTTTTCAGGTAGCacagctttaaaaacaaacaaacaaaaaacaaaaaaacaaactaaaaaaaaaaaacaaaaataaaaacaaaacccaccatcCAGTTCTAATACCACAAGTTGAGACTTAACCTGTTAGCaccaacatttttaaataattccacTAAAACGATGCTTAACCTAATACAACCATCTCCTGTCCCCAAAATAGCATTTGCTATTTCAAACggcttaccaaaaaaaaatgtatctgataATTTTGAGGTAAACGTCTTTATTTTCTTACACAACCAAAAATCGTAAACTGTTTTAGCACGTTACCATTTTAACAGGTCAATAGTTTAGTCCTTATGTGCAGTTTTCACATTGTTTTACTCGGTATTCAAAAAATGTAGTTTAACATATTGTAGACACTCTCAGTATTGCTGCGTTGTCATCTTACTCCGTGTAGTATAACCACGTTCAGAGTTATTCTTGTGTATATACAGTGAGTAAAAGTGAACAGACCCAATCCTGCCTCCCCCtgtgccgcccccccccccccccgctcccattaaaaaggaaaacaaaaggaaaataaaaagacaagatgaAATCAGGAAGGGAAACCCTAATCACTGGAGCGTGGGGATGCAGACGTTGGCTTTCTGCATCCACCCTCCATGCTACAGGAAAACTCGGAGACCACTGCCGGTTATCTCCCGACACCGCTCAAGAAGCCCCAGTAGACTTCTGAATCtgttcctttaagatcaggatgCTCTGCCTCTGCTCGGGGGGCAGCATGGCAATCTGATCTGCAGTCAGCTGAAGAACCTGCATGATCAGAGCTGCCTTTTCCTGATCCTGTGGAGTTACCTGGCTCTGCCCAGGACTGAAACTGCTAGGCTGGCCTCCACCTTGCTTGCCTGCCCCCTGCATGCCCACTGCTTGCATGCCTGCCCCCTGCATGCCTCCTCCTTGCATGCCTGCCCCCTGTATGCCCCCTCCTTGCATGCCTGCCCCCTGCATGCCTGCCCCCTGCATGCCTCCTCCTTGCATGCCTGCCCCCTGCATGCCCCCTCCTTGCATGCCTGCTCCCTGCATGCCCCCTCCTTGCATGCCTGCCCCCTGCATGCCCCCTCCTTGCATGCCCGCCCCCTGCATGCCAGCTCCAGGATTTCCCACCCCTGAAATGCCCGACACCTGTCTGGGCCCCTGAGGACCACCCGCCCCCATGTTAATGGGCCCGGGCCCCTGGATTCCCCCAGTCATTGGGCCTCTGGaaccggggccggggccggggccccgCATCTCCATCCCTCTCGCGTCCATGCCTCTGGCTTCCATCGCACAGGTCTCCATCCCTCTTCTCTCCAGCACTCTGGTCTCTAGGACTTCCGTCTCCATCCCTCGAGaatctctgctccctctgccatcCATGGGGAGCCCCCTCTGATCCATCATGGGCCCCCGGGGCTCTCCCATCAGCAGTCTGGGGTCGGCGAGGGGCCCGCCCCGCAGGTCGTGCGAGTCTCTGGCGTGGCCGGACGCGTGGTGCAGGGGCGGGCCCAGGTAGCCTCGGGGCTCCACCTCCCCGGTGACCGAGAGCAGGGTCCCCCCGCGGGGGTCGTTCGGGGCGTCCCCCAGCAGCCCCCGAGGAGGGAGGCCCCCCGCGGCCATGGGCCCCCGCGGCAGGGGCGCCCTGGGGTCGGCCATCTGCACCTGGCCGCGCTCCAGGGGCCCCACGCCGGGCATCCCCACCTGCGGCTGCATGCCGCCcgcggcggggagcgcggcgggCCCGGGGCCCGGCCCCGCGGCGGGCAGGGGGCCCGGCGCCGGCATGCCGGCCTGGATCGGGGTCTGCATCAGCGGGGGGATGTCCTTCACGGGCCTCCGCGCCAGGTGCGGCggctgcggggcggcggggctctGCTGGGCCAGCAGGacggccggggcggcggggccggggccggggccggggccggggccggggccgagaccggggccggggccggggccggggccggggccgggctgcGCCTTGCCGGGCAGCAGCGGCGTCACGTGGACCTTGCGGTGCAGGATCCTGAGCGCCAGGTCGGGGTCCATGATGCGCATGACCACCTGCGCCTGCAGCAGCGCGTAGGCCAGCTGCGGGTTCTGCAGCAGCATGCTGCGCGCTTCCTGGTGGCTGTTCTGCACGCACAGCTTCATCTGCTTCATGAGCTCGAACATCTGCTCGGGCGGCAGGCTGGCCACGGCGCGCGTGATGGACTCGGGCGCGTCCTCGGGGTCGATGGGGTCGCCGTAGGGCGAGTCGACGACGGGCGCGGCGGGGCCCAGGCTCTTGAGCTCCTCCTTGTTCTTCTCGCTCGCGGCGTTGTCCACGCGCAGCGCGCGGCCGCTGAACTCGCGCCCGTTGAGGTTGCGCATCGCGCTCAGCGCCGTCTCCTGGTCCTGGTACTCGCAGAAGCCGTAGCCCTTGGGCTTGCCCGTCTCGCGGTCGTACACCAGCCGGAAGCTCACCACCGAGCCCACCTCCGAGAAGATGTCCTTCAGCTGCTCCTCCGTCGCCTCGTACGGGATGTTCCCCACGAACACGGAGCGCAGCGACCGGTCCATGGCCGGGTCCCGCACCGCCAGGCTCGACATGGCTCCCGGCGgcccggcgcggcgcggcgcggcggtgGCCGGCGCTCGTCCTCCTCCTCGGCGGCCTCGCTTCCGCCGAGGAGCGGAAGCCGACGGCCGGCGTCCGCCCGGAAACCGCCGAGGCGCGGCCCGATCGTTCCGCCCGCCCCCGCGAGTGCGTCCGCCGGTGCGCTCCGACGCGCGCCTTTCGCGAGGAGGCTTCCCACCGCGagccgccgcggccgcccggaACGGCCCCCGGAGGGCTGACCGCAGTAAAGATGGCCGCAGCGGCTTCGCCGTGGGCGCCGGGAGCGGACGTCGCCGCGACGTCACGGCGCTCTGGAGGCCGTTTGCCCCGCGGGAGACCGCCCACCGACCGGGGCTTCCCCGCTCCCTCCCCGGGCGTGCGCTCGGTTTGCTGCGGGGCGGACCCCGGCCGCGCCCGCCTCTGGTCGGCCCAGGTCGCGGGCACCCAGTGTGGGCGTCCCACGGGGCCGGGCTTTGCTCCCGCACGCGCGGCGGCTCGCTCTGCAGGACGGGGCTCCCCGACCCGGGCTCCCCGGGCTGACGCTGCTCCCAGACCTGGGGCTCCCAGACCTGACGGTGCCTCCCAACTCGATGGCTCCCCGACCTGACGCTGTTCCCTGGGCCGGCGGTGCTCCCCGACTCCGTGCTCCCCCAGCTGGTGATGCTTCCTCACTCGGTGCTCCCCGACCTGACGCTGCTCCCCGACCCGGGCTCCCCGACCCGGGCTCCCTGGGCTGACGCTGCTCCCAGACCTGGGGCTCCCAGAACTGACGGTGCCTCCCAACTCGATGGCTCCCCGACCTGACGCTGTTCCCTGGGCCGGCGGTGCTCCCCGACTCCGTGCTCCCCCAGCTGGTGATGCTTCCTCACTCGGTGCTCCCCGACCTGACGCTGCTCCCCGACCCGGGCTCCCCGACCTAACGCTGCTCCCCGACCCGGGCTCCCCGACCCGACGCTGCTCCCCGACCCGGGCTCCCTGGGCTGACGCTGCTCCCAGACCTGGGGCTCCCAGACCTGACGGTGCCTCCCAACTCGATGGCTCCCCGACCTGACGCTGCTCCCTGGGCCGGCGGTGCTTCCCGACTCCGTGCTCCCCCAGCTGGTGATGCTTCCTCACTCGGTGCTCCCCGACCTGACGCTGCTCC of Canis lupus baileyi chromosome 27, mCanLup2.hap1, whole genome shotgun sequence contains these proteins:
- the CSTF2T gene encoding cleavage stimulation factor subunit 2 tau variant; protein product: MSSLAVRDPAMDRSLRSVFVGNIPYEATEEQLKDIFSEVGSVVSFRLVYDRETGKPKGYGFCEYQDQETALSAMRNLNGREFSGRALRVDNAASEKNKEELKSLGPAAPVVDSPYGDPIDPEDAPESITRAVASLPPEQMFELMKQMKLCVQNSHQEARSMLLQNPQLAYALLQAQVVMRIMDPDLALRILHRKVHVTPLLPGKAQPGPGPGPGPGPGLGPGPGPGPGPGPAAPAVLLAQQSPAAPQPPHLARRPVKDIPPLMQTPIQAGMPAPGPLPAAGPGPGPAALPAAGGMQPQVGMPGVGPLERGQVQMADPRAPLPRGPMAAGGLPPRGLLGDAPNDPRGGTLLSVTGEVEPRGYLGPPLHHASGHARDSHDLRGGPLADPRLLMGEPRGPMMDQRGLPMDGRGSRDSRGMETEVLETRVLERRGMETCAMEARGMDARGMEMRGPGPGPGSRGPMTGGIQGPGPINMGAGGPQGPRQVSGISGVGNPGAGMQGAGMQGGGMQGAGMQGGGMQGAGMQGGGMQGAGMQGGGMQGAGMQGAGMQGGGIQGAGMQGGGMQGAGMQAVGMQGAGKQGGGQPSSFSPGQSQVTPQDQEKAALIMQVLQLTADQIAMLPPEQRQSILILKEQIQKSTGAS